TGATATCACGCTTAGCAGCTAGACTTGCGAAAAGTGGTCTCTTTTGTCCTTGAGAAGAGCTGGATGAGTAAGCACTATTTACTTCACTTCCTCTTCTAAAGGCTTCTCGCCTTTGCTTGAAAAAGAGTGCAGCTCCAAGCAACATAAGTATGATCGCCACTGTAGTCGATATGACTGAAATGATCACAACTGTCGAGTTGCTTAGTCCTGAACTCCGATTGTTGGACTTAGAGACTTCACAATTCTGCAGAGGACTTCCACAAAGACGTGGATTCCCGGTGAATGCATCAGCTGGCCAATGTGCATACTGTTTGTCCAATTTGCCTTGAAGGTTGTTGTAGGAGAGGTTAAGCTTTCCCAAGCTACTCATTTCACcgacttgaggaggaacttctCCGGTGAGATGGTTATGAGACAGATCAAGTGTTTCAAGCTTTGTGAGTGTTCCAACGGAAGGAGGAATTTGACCAGTGAAATTGTTGAAACTCAAATCCAGTATGCTTTGAAGATTCTTGAGTTCTCCAAGCTCACTTGGTATTTCACCGGTTAAGCTGTTTCCCGAGAGACGGAGTATATATAGCTTGCTTAAGTTGCCAATGGTAGATGGAATGGGACCAGAGAGTTGGTTTTTGTCAAAATTTAGGACATTTAGGGACTTGAGTTCACCAATTTCAAGGGGTAGAGTTCCATTGATTGAATTGTCTTCTAGAGACAGCACCAAAAGCTTCGAGCAGTTAAATAGTTCTCGAGGAAGAGGTCCCGAGAACTTATTTGAGGACAGCTTAAGCTCACCTAAGAGTGGCAAGTTTCCGAGCCAAGATGGAATTGATCCATAAAACCGGTTGTTATTCAGATCGAGATGTGTGAGCTTTCTACACAGCGAAAGCTGTGGAGGTATTAGACCAGTTAATTCATTTCCAGAGAGATCGAGCAGTGATAGCTCACGGATTAATCCCAATGTCCAAGGGATTTCTCCGGTGAAACGATTGTTTCCTAGCCTTAATCTTTCAAGAAATGGTGAATATCCTAAATGTGGTGGAACCTCATGATCAAATGCATTGTTTGTAACATCAAACGAAAGAAAAGACGTCGAACTACACAGGGAAACTATACTACCATTCAGTTTGTTATGAGAAAAATTTATTCTTGTCAAGTTTGCAAGATTGATCAGTTCATCAGGAAGATTACCTTCAAGTGAGTTGTTATAAAGCATAAGCTGCTCCAATGCTCGAAGATAACCAAACGTAGCAGGAACGTTACCAGATAAACGATTATCCGCCAAATCAAGGATCTTCAGCTGATGACAGTTCCCCAAACTTGCTGGAATCTCACCAGAGAGATCATTCTGTCTAAAATCAACGAAATTCAGCTGCTTCAGCCCTCCGATTGTAATGGGAATGCGTCCTGAGAATGCATTACCATATAAATCGATCATTTGCAAGCTCGAGCAATTCCCTATCTCCATTGGTATTTCTCCAGAGAACTGATTCTCATATAGAAACAGAATCTCAAGACTTCCTAGCATCCCAATCTCTTTCGGTATATTTCCATGAAAACTATTATGCGACAATGCCAGTGTTTGCagattggtaagatttgcaatcAACGGAGAAACTGAACCAACCAACGTGTTGTTGTTAAGTAAGAGATCAGTCAACTCAACCAACTCGTACAACTCAAAAGGTATCGAACCATTAAGCGTGTTGTTAGACAAATCGAGCACCTTTAGTGAAACACATTCTCTCAACTCCACAGGTATCTCACCAGAAAGCTGGTTTTCCGATAACATCATGTGTTCCAAGCTACTGTTTCCACTACATAACGTTTTCGGTATACTACCCGATAGATTATTACTAGTCAGAACCAAAAACTGAAGGCCTTCCATGTTCCCAAATTCTCCAGGAATTTCACCAGTAAGTCTATTACCAGACAAGTCTAAATTTTGAACATTACTTAACTTCGCCAACGACTTTGGTATCAAACCTTCCAGCTGATTACCAAGCAAATTGAGATATCGCAACTCATTCATTTCACCAAGCTGAGTAGGTATCTGTCCTGAAAAACTATTATTCGCTAAATTCATAACCTCAAGGTTTTTAAGCATAGATAATTCCTCCGGGATTGATCCATTGAGATTGTTAACTGCAACGCTAAACGCAACGAGACTAGAACAGTTACCAATCTCCACAGGAATTTCATTTTCTAGTTGATTTTCTTGCAGATTCATATTCTCAACCAGCTTGAGTTTTCCCAACTGAGGAGGTATCGCGCCAATCAAACTACATGAAGCTAAACCAAGAGTAACCAAATTTTCAAGATCACCAAAACTGCTCGGAATTGGTCCAGTTAAT
The window above is part of the Solanum pennellii chromosome 5, SPENNV200 genome. Proteins encoded here:
- the LOC107018927 gene encoding LRR receptor-like serine/threonine-protein kinase GSO1 produces the protein MSMLNKLLLFWFVAATLFVGYVFSETEFEVLLEIKKSFLDDPENVLSNWSDENKNFCQWRGVSCDEDKLKVVGLNLSDCSISGSISPSIGFLHHLLHLDLSSNLLSGPIPPALSNLSSLQSLLLYSNQLTGPIPNEIGLLKNLQVIRIGDNAGLTGPIPSSFGDLENLVTLGLASCSLIGAIPPQLGKLKLVENMNLQENQLENEIPVEIGNCSSLVAFSVAVNNLNGSIPEELSMLKNLEVMNLANNSFSGQIPTQLGEMNELRYLNLLGNQLEGLIPKSLAKLSNVQNLDLSGNRLTGEIPGEFGNMEGLQFLVLTSNNLSGSIPKTLCSGNSSLEHMMLSENQLSGEIPVELRECVSLKVLDLSNNTLNGSIPFELYELVELTDLLLNNNTLVGSVSPLIANLTNLQTLALSHNSFHGNIPKEIGMLGSLEILFLYENQFSGEIPMEIGNCSSLQMIDLYGNAFSGRIPITIGGLKQLNFVDFRQNDLSGEIPASLGNCHQLKILDLADNRLSGNVPATFGYLRALEQLMLYNNSLEGNLPDELINLANLTRINFSHNKLNGSIVSLCSSTSFLSFDVTNNAFDHEVPPHLGYSPFLERLRLGNNRFTGEIPWTLGLIRELSLLDLSGNELTGLIPPQLSLCRKLTHLDLNNNRFYGSIPSWLGNLPLLGELKLSSNKFSGPLPRELFNCSKLLVLSLEDNSINGTLPLEIGELKSLNVLNFDKNQLSGPIPSTIGNLSKLYILRLSGNSLTGEIPSELGELKNLQSILDLSFNNFTGQIPPSVGTLTKLETLDLSHNHLTGEVPPQVGEMSSLGKLNLSYNNLQGKLDKQYAHWPADAFTGNPRLCGSPLQNCEVSKSNNRSSGLSNSTVVIISVISTTVAIILMLLGAALFFKQRREAFRRGSEVNSAYSSSSSQGQKRPLFASLAAKRDIRWDDIMEATNNLSNDFIIGSGGSGTVYKAELFNGEIVAIKRIPSKDDLLLDKCFAREIKTLWRIRHRHLVRLLGYCNNSGEGSNVLIYEYMENGSVWDWLHKQPANNNKRKTCLDWEARLKIAVGLAQGVEYLHHDCVPKIIHRDIKSSNILLDSNMEAHLGDFGLAKAVHDNYNSYNTESNLWLAGSFGYIAPEYAYSSRATEKSDVYSMGIVLMELVSGRMPTDGSFGEDMDMVRWVESCIEMSKEEVIDPVLKPLLPNEESAALQVLEIALECTKTAPAERPSSRKVCDLLLHAFNDKVVHSDKMSPDNYV